One genomic segment of Methylocystis sp. SC2 includes these proteins:
- a CDS encoding methanobactin precursor domain-containing sigma factor produces MQKSHETIDRLFRSHHRDLITRARRVIGSGDAEDLVQEAYLKMLESDRGELISNARGYASKMTCTLAIDNLRRQRTHARALAEDGAWFQSPARDAQITSALDAFGLARDVQAALARLPRCCRQIFLMSRILGFSHSEIAQELGVSLRTVNRSLGRALEHFDRAFDIPRPSDRVGAPALEAAASPRGFLAAPSDAPAAARDGSDIRIPSARKKSRRTLSDFCGLARHTIRVPRSAEPVWTFQTNSKGEAPMTIRIAKRITLNVIGRAGAMCASTCAATNG; encoded by the coding sequence ATGCAGAAATCCCATGAGACGATCGACCGACTGTTTAGAAGCCATCATCGCGATCTGATAACGCGGGCGCGACGCGTAATCGGCTCGGGAGACGCGGAAGACCTTGTCCAGGAAGCCTATCTCAAAATGCTGGAAAGCGACCGTGGCGAACTGATTTCAAATGCGCGCGGCTATGCGTCGAAGATGACGTGCACGCTCGCGATCGACAATCTACGAAGACAAAGAACGCACGCTCGAGCTCTTGCCGAAGACGGCGCATGGTTCCAGTCGCCCGCCCGAGACGCGCAAATCACCTCGGCCCTCGACGCATTCGGCCTGGCGCGGGACGTTCAAGCAGCCCTGGCGCGGCTGCCGCGATGCTGTCGTCAGATATTCCTGATGAGCCGGATTCTGGGCTTCAGCCATTCGGAGATCGCGCAGGAGCTCGGCGTGTCCTTGAGGACGGTCAATCGCAGCCTGGGTCGAGCGCTCGAGCACTTCGATCGCGCTTTCGATATTCCGCGGCCGAGCGACCGGGTGGGCGCGCCGGCTCTCGAGGCGGCGGCTTCGCCGCGCGGGTTCTTGGCGGCGCCATCGGACGCGCCGGCGGCGGCCCGGGATGGGAGCGACATAAGAATCCCCTCGGCCCGAAAAAAATCTCGTCGCACGCTGTCCGATTTTTGCGGCCTTGCTCGTCATACCATTCGGGTCCCGCGTTCTGCGGAACCCGTCTGGACTTTCCAGACGAACTCAAAAGGGGAGGCCCCTATGACCATCCGTATCGCCAAGCGCATTACTCTTAACGTTATTGGCCGCGCCGGCGCCATGTGCGCGTCGACCTGCGCCGCCACGAACGGCTAA
- the mbnB gene encoding methanobactin biosynthesis protein MbnB, with amino-acid sequence MRLGFNFTLGDTYDMVQRLLAEGHIDYCEFLIDNFFCVDPEELSKAFDCPIGLHIMYSKFLEADRPTLVDFAARLRDYIDVLNPMYVSDHILRFTHEGRAFFHLGEIDYSTEYESVRDRVVAWQEIVGQRIHFENYPSIMDGGREAPAFFERLMKETGAGVLFDASNAVCSHRNCGTPFEDWRNVIAEAKHFHVAGYRHSLVEPFISLDTHAEALAPDTLAFLRDFRSVFDKPGATMTYERDDRIEFDDVVADLKLLRELFGQPEERRHDLALSA; translated from the coding sequence ATGCGGCTTGGCTTCAATTTCACGCTCGGCGACACCTATGACATGGTTCAGAGGCTGCTCGCGGAAGGGCATATCGACTACTGCGAATTTCTGATCGACAATTTTTTCTGCGTCGATCCGGAGGAACTGTCCAAGGCGTTCGATTGTCCGATCGGCTTGCATATTATGTATTCAAAATTTCTGGAAGCCGATCGGCCGACGCTCGTCGATTTTGCGGCGCGGCTTCGAGACTACATCGATGTGCTGAATCCGATGTACGTCTCCGACCACATTCTGCGCTTCACTCATGAAGGGCGCGCTTTTTTTCACTTAGGCGAAATCGACTATTCCACCGAATATGAATCCGTCCGCGACAGGGTCGTCGCCTGGCAGGAAATCGTCGGACAGCGCATCCATTTTGAAAATTATCCCTCCATCATGGACGGGGGGAGAGAGGCGCCCGCCTTTTTCGAGCGCCTGATGAAAGAAACAGGCGCCGGCGTGCTGTTCGACGCATCCAACGCCGTCTGCTCCCATCGCAATTGCGGGACGCCGTTCGAAGACTGGCGCAACGTCATCGCCGAGGCCAAGCATTTCCATGTCGCGGGCTACAGGCATTCCCTGGTCGAGCCTTTCATCTCGCTGGACACGCACGCAGAGGCTCTGGCGCCGGACACGCTCGCCTTCTTAAGAGATTTCCGATCGGTCTTCGACAAGCCCGGCGCAACCATGACCTATGAGCGCGACGACCGGATCGAATTTGACGATGTCGTCGCCGATCTGAAGTTGTTGCGAGAGCTGTTCGGCCAACCGGAAGAAAGGCGTCATGATCTTGCTCTCTCTGCCTAG
- the mbnC gene encoding methanobactin biosynthesis protein MbnC produces MILLSLPSRTDRDLYPALMSPELNAKYPTDHKAFVRIDVSLRMYWHTLFDICPELLELSGLDGMSIFRPFMAWAGEKKLAFDWSYYLWVYAWLRQSPFKERLLADDKYLRSVMAASAARWAILDRGRDCGIVIGCADTTNLVIGWKCRSVRLGREIELIEPEEPLPAPPDIFGYFTLQSFELDIFPGWQSLAR; encoded by the coding sequence ATGATCTTGCTCTCTCTGCCTAGTCGGACTGATCGCGATCTCTACCCGGCGCTGATGTCGCCGGAACTGAACGCAAAATATCCAACGGACCACAAGGCCTTCGTGCGGATCGACGTGAGCCTGCGCATGTATTGGCACACGCTCTTCGACATCTGCCCCGAGCTGTTGGAGCTTTCCGGTCTCGACGGGATGTCGATCTTCCGGCCCTTCATGGCCTGGGCCGGAGAGAAGAAGCTCGCCTTTGACTGGTCCTATTATCTGTGGGTCTACGCTTGGCTGCGCCAATCGCCGTTTAAAGAGCGGTTGCTCGCCGACGACAAATATCTGCGGTCGGTCATGGCGGCGTCGGCCGCGCGTTGGGCGATCCTCGATCGCGGCAGAGATTGCGGAATCGTCATCGGATGCGCAGACACGACGAATCTTGTCATCGGCTGGAAATGCCGCAGCGTTCGTTTGGGACGCGAGATCGAACTCATCGAACCCGAGGAGCCGCTGCCGGCGCCTCCGGATATTTTTGGCTACTTTACGCTGCAGTCCTTCGAGCTTGACATATTTCCGGGGTGGCAGAGCCTGGCGCGATGA
- the mbnM gene encoding hypothetical protein, which translates to MTSAPLWRGYWFLFASTSVAAFIMQIDLAMVARLGGRASGAYAILMRIALLDVAVTIACAAVAAIALGRAQKNGEPIDAIEKTCALALALGAATAVFGFFAYPVLLGALMGDAAAAPFIGAPIIWLVAGTPFRVVSNTQGFLLHTLGRGGSVLTWKLAEIPAKAAANILFMESLGFGFAGCFLAGCVVAAASSLWLWTRLEAHGARRMRVPEIAFVRSFLSGTFWEALRVLAPRAAMLFTLALFSLPWQNGANGQRLDSFAAAQTFMLFVIGPLITLTRFIAIRLPAKAHGDWTPALAPMVRLGAPITLAAAAILLFGRDWIGAAFYRQHGAWWSVFVACLALSLPIRFVGSIVRGLTLAQSSFAELTSVDVLAQWLIAPLFILFGLAVNRPEIAYQSLIWPEALAVFLIWLNLRSAPEEPAGVPLRLKGRVQ; encoded by the coding sequence ATGACAAGCGCGCCGCTGTGGCGCGGATACTGGTTCCTGTTCGCCAGCACTTCCGTTGCCGCCTTCATTATGCAAATCGATCTCGCCATGGTCGCGAGACTGGGCGGCCGCGCGTCGGGAGCCTATGCGATTCTGATGCGCATCGCGCTGCTCGATGTCGCGGTCACCATCGCTTGCGCCGCCGTCGCGGCGATTGCGCTCGGCCGCGCGCAAAAGAATGGCGAGCCGATCGACGCGATCGAAAAGACCTGCGCGCTCGCCCTGGCGCTGGGCGCCGCGACGGCGGTTTTCGGCTTTTTCGCCTATCCGGTCCTGCTTGGCGCGCTGATGGGCGACGCCGCGGCCGCTCCTTTTATCGGGGCGCCGATCATTTGGCTCGTCGCCGGCACGCCTTTTCGCGTCGTGTCGAATACGCAAGGATTTTTATTGCACACGCTCGGACGCGGCGGCTCGGTGCTCACTTGGAAGCTCGCGGAAATTCCGGCGAAGGCGGCGGCCAACATTTTGTTCATGGAGTCGCTTGGATTCGGTTTCGCCGGCTGTTTTCTGGCGGGCTGCGTCGTTGCGGCCGCCTCGTCGCTCTGGCTGTGGACGCGGCTGGAAGCGCATGGCGCGCGTAGAATGCGCGTCCCGGAAATCGCATTCGTCCGCTCTTTTCTGAGCGGAACCTTTTGGGAAGCGTTGCGCGTGCTCGCCCCGCGGGCGGCGATGCTCTTCACGCTGGCCCTCTTTTCGCTCCCCTGGCAGAACGGCGCCAACGGCCAGCGTCTCGACTCCTTCGCCGCCGCCCAAACTTTCATGCTGTTCGTAATTGGTCCGCTGATTACGCTGACCCGCTTTATCGCCATCCGCCTTCCGGCGAAAGCTCACGGCGACTGGACGCCGGCGCTCGCGCCAATGGTGCGGCTCGGCGCGCCGATCACACTGGCCGCCGCAGCCATACTGCTGTTCGGGCGCGATTGGATCGGCGCAGCCTTTTACCGCCAACATGGAGCCTGGTGGTCCGTATTCGTCGCCTGCTTGGCGCTCTCCCTGCCAATCCGTTTCGTCGGCAGTATCGTCCGAGGACTGACGCTCGCGCAGAGCTCATTCGCAGAACTGACCTCTGTCGATGTGCTCGCGCAGTGGCTCATCGCGCCGCTGTTCATTTTATTTGGACTCGCCGTGAACCGTCCGGAGATCGCCTATCAATCTCTGATCTGGCCTGAAGCCCTCGCCGTTTTCTTGATCTGGCTTAACCTTCGATCCGCGCCCGAGGAGCCGGCTGGCGTCCCGTTGCGCTTGAAAGGACGTGTCCAATGA